The genomic segment tatttcatatattgtaTTACTATTTTGGcatttaaataatttactaCTTACCTAaattatttctcaaatttttgagaaaaattcaATCCCTTGGATGTAGTTATATCCAAGTGTTTACTTCTCGAATCTGCAAAATGCAAAAGTATAGTAGCAATAATTATTGTTGTAAAGACGAAGCTTaagagtgagtttttttttaggtaattcacattaaaaaaaaaaattcaaacaactATATGTCATACCAAGTTCATCACACGAAATAAAAATTTCAGTCCTtttaatagagagagaaaataatagcCATTTAATTAGTGTCTGTTTCTGCTTTCACCATCTGGTTAACCATTCATTGCATTGGCGATTGCACCAGCGGCGCCTCTTCAGACAGTTTCATCTTCGTAGCTTCTGAGAAGCATTATTACCAACGTTGTAATCCCACCTTAACTTGATTTGCTTCTACTTATcgaatcaaaagaaaaataggggAACAGTGAGAACTTATAGCAACAAAACATCTCAAGAgatgatcatatatatgtatgtgagTGAGCAAAAAAGTTAACTTTGGCTGCAAGATTCACCAAACATTCGGATAGAAAGTTCTAAGAACCACAAATGCAGTTTTATACACACTGACTTAAAACATTTTAGAAGAAACTCCTATTACCTTGCTCACATAGTGTAGCAAACGGTGCCTTCTGTCCGTTCAAAGATTCTCTTTAATTTGCTTGGAAACGTTTGGTCCCTCTGTCCAAAGCATCGTCTCATCTAGAAGAATAAGACTCAACTGTGAGCTACCAAATTTATGAAACTCAAGGTCGAACCAAAATCATTACGAAGATACATTTGTTATCAAGTGCAAGAAGCAGGTCATTAGGTGGTTGTAAAAATGTGACCTCTTCttcaagtttcttttttttctgaatagCCTCATCCAGTatacatttcaaaaaaattcagcCCATCAGcccaaatattattatttcggTCAATATACTTCAACAATCATATACTGGATGGAAtctaataaatcaataaacagAAATCgaaatctataatattaaatCGTCTCAGATCAATTAACTAGAATTTGAAGCAtcgaaataaaatttgaaaaagaaactgaaaattgATTCTAAAACTTGATCCAAACATGAAAAAGTAACACATGTATGTAAACAGAGATAACTTGAAGAATCTTACCCAAGATCTATTGATCCATGAAAGTTTAATAAGACTAATAATCAAATCATACAACtgggaataaaaaaaaagtataagacACATACAAATTCTTACTCACCTCTTCAAACCATACATTATTTTGATCCGGTCTTAGCTTAAAATCGTAGATGGATTCGCTGATAATCACATTTGATTGAAAGATTTTTTGCTACAAATCGTCACTTTTGATCAATCGGATATCTCTGTAAAAGTAAAGTTTTTCCATCTTCTGGAAAAGTCTCtgtgttatttttttcctcCCTCTTTTTCACGAATCAATGTCTAGAAAGCCATAATTGGCAAAATAAAAAGCTAGAATGccaaggttttgtttttaatttattttataatttattttaaataaaaataatcagaaaaGACCAAAAACCCCCTATCTTTTATTCATTTGATCTAAtgacttttaacaaaaaaatttagatctaaacgagagaagaagatgaacgtGAAAAAAAACcatcgaagaagatgatgaaatcgagagagagagagatgaacgTGAAATCAAACAAATGAGTGAAGAAAGGTGATCAGATCCCAGTCGCTGATGGATTTGTGTTGGTTTCAAATCCGGTGAAAGAAAGTTGGTTGGATTTTGTGACAGATCTGTTAAGATCTAGGGAGGTAGTTTCGAAATAGAAGATGAGAAATCGGTGAAGAGAGGTACTGAAAGTTGACGGCGAAGGAAGCAGTGTAGTGGAAGGTTGACGACAGAGGAATACTGGAAGGTTAACAGCGAAGAATCGGCGAATTAGTGAGTCTAGGGACGCTAGAGTTTTGAGTTGTACAAGTGTACCATTTTGTACCAATTGTACGATTATTTATTAGTTGTACTAGTTGTCCTATTATCTAGTGGTTGTACCAGTTGTGCTATTTTCACTCAGTTGTACCCAGTTATCCTATTATATATCAGTTGCACCGTTGATCTTATAATATCGAAGTTGTACCATTTGTTCTAGTTATCTCGTTATATATCATTTGTACCAGTTGTTCTATTATCATTTAGTTGTATTAGTTGTACTATTCATTAAGGATAATTTGGGAAAATCGCATTTTTAATAGTATACAAATTAAGAGGGCACGCcagattatttttttcaatttatggCATTCTAGCCTCGTCCCCTTTTTTCACATGGTCGAAACAGAAAAAGAACTTAAAAGGCCAcgaaatataatatgataaccatCAAAATGTGATTAAGCAAAACACGGGCCCAAAATATGTTGTtaattgtattataaatattatatcccTAAATATTACTCTTAACTTTcacatatttcatatttttccacTCTTATTTTTCAGTTAGGAATATGTGAGATCAAATATGTTTTTGCccttttttgttatattttttacttaaccgtgtattttttttttggtcaattatAATTGtagtatttgaaatttttattatagtttcttttttcatcAGTTGAATTATCGAAAATTTATATATCActgtgtttataattttctattttttaaacttaattttcatctatttatagtttttaaaaaattttaacttatatttttttaattatataagatttatcATATGTCGTCGTGGTAATAGTTATAGAGTGTGACATTTATCATGATTTATTcactaatataaaataataagaattaataatcaataagatttgtaaaagttttattatacCACTAATCCAGTTTAGATTGATTCTGGTCCAATTAGTGGGTCacttagaattttaaaatactgGAAAACAATTGATATTTAAAAACattcaaacattaataaaattacattgaaaccaaattgaaaatcaaactaaatatcCAACATATATGAGTTTGGATTGTAAATATTATACCAaataaactttttaacaaaCACATCGAATTTTTAATGGAACTATTATCGGGTTAATCATCTGACTTTGGTGGTGCCGATTTCCTCTGGTGAAGATAccaattgttttttattatttcatttctttcttttgtttttctttcttttaatcaGAACTTCAACCAATACAAAGAATGAGGGTTATATAATTTCAACATAAGATCCGTCTAAAAATATAATGAACTTCTACAATTATGGCCCCTAAagattttctgtcaaaaatttaaatattatagatcTTCTCActtaggcctgggcatttggGTGTTCGGGTCGGGGTCAggttcgggtaattcgggttcgggtttttcggGTTTACGAATATAGGATCCGCATAGGTGTTCATATAATTTCGGATCGGGGTCAGGTTCGGTTCCTCTCGGGTTCGGGTTATTTGagtattgactttaaaaaacctgtaatgtatccaaaatatatttggttATGGATAGTACCTACTTGAACATATCCAAAGTACCCAAAAAAACCTGAAATGTACCCATAAAACCCGAATAACTTGAAAAACAAATGCAACAGCAtaacttgaaatcttaacaaagaaagaagaatcatgtCTCGCAAATGAAACTTAAACATCCCAACAAAGCAAACGAAACTGCATAACATGtcttaaaatcttaaacatcCCAACAAAGCGAACAAAACTTAAACTTCATAACAAAGAAAAGCATGTCTcgcaaatgaaagaaaaaaagaaagaagaatcatccCAGCATGTCAGCCTTTAATACATTGTCCATAGATCATGACCTGTTACATCAaactaaacattttaaaaactaaacctcacttgaaagaacaaaaatatgtaagagCTGAACTTACCGCCAAGTATAATGTCTCCTCATGAGTCTCTGAGTTCTAgttgttttcattttgaaactctgaaaacaaacaaaaacaaatgttagtAAACCGttacaactgaaaaaaaaaaacagacttaATAGTTCAATATAATCGGATTACTTACCTTTCTGAAGACTATCAAATAGTTCAATATCAGCAAGGATCTGTGAGTTTGCAAGGCAATCTTTTTCATTAATCTTCATATCTTGTTTCATCCATTGCTCAGTGCACATCAACACCTCCACCATGTAATGAGTTAAACAACTCCTATGAGGCTCAATGATTCGACCACTAGTGCTGAAAGCACTTTCAGAGGCGACAGAGGACACTTGCATTGCAAAAACATCCTTTGCAATTTCAGATAAAACAGGGAACTTCTAACTAGTGAGTCTCCACCAAGACAAAACATCCCATTCTATTCCAGGAAGGGTTTTAGGAGTCTCTATAGCATCCTTGAGATAAATATCCAACTCATCCTTTGTTTCATCATCAAGTCCATTTTCCTTAACCATTTCAGTGTAAGCATTGTCCATCCTTTCAAACTCTGagatttcttctgcaaagtcACTTGAGACTGATTCGAATATAAACTGATCTTGTGTAGCACCAGAAGAAGATGGAATCAATTGAGATGATTGTGTGCTTGATCCTTTGTAGTTGACACTATATTCCTTGAACATATCCTTCATGACATCAAGAACAGATGTGCTCATACCCTTAGCTTCTTGACTATCTTTTCCAAGAGTTTGTCAAAGCACATCTTAGCAAACTGCATTTTCTGTCTAGGGTCGAAcacactagcaacaatcaacatctTGTTAATGTTCTTGATCCCTTCCCAATACTTAGTAAACTTCTCTCTCATTTCAATCGCCATTTTGCTTAGTTCACTATCATAACTATTGCTCAAAGTCGTGAGATTCTTCTCTATAGTGACAATTTCACCATAACACTTGTATGAACAAGTCTTAGTCGAAGCTGAGACAACCAAAGTAGCAGTGTAGAACAAGCCAAGAAACTTCACTAACCTCTCTATTGCCCTCCAATCCGTGTAAGAAGGTGGTCCTTTCCGTTTCACCCCATCGACAAGTTCCAGGAAGTAGTCATTATATAACTTGTCTTCATCCTCCATCTTCTGGAAAGCCAACCTAAACTTCATGGCTCTTGTCAACATCAAGTATGTAGAATTCCACCTTGTCCTCATATCCATTGGCAAACTCCCCCTAGTCATCTTCCCTGAAACAACCTTTTGCTCAAATGAGTCACATCTTGGACCTGAAGACCGAACATACTGCACTCCATTACGAACAGCTGCCACATTATCACCCACTTCAGACAAACCATCCCTAACAATCAAGTTGATGATATGAGCACAACACCTCACGTGCAAGTAAGTCCCATCTAACACTAAAGAATCATGCCTCAATAACTTAAATTCTTCAACAAACTTCTTCAATCCATTACTGTTGGCAGTTGCATTGTCGACTGTGATGGTGAATAACTTCTCTATGCCCCAATCAACAAGACATTCAAGTAAAACCTTTGATATTGTGTTGCTCTTGTGATCCGTGATATACTTAAATCCAAGAATCAACTTCCTTAAGCGCCATTCTGCATCCACAAAATGCACAGTAATCACCATGTAACTAGCTCGTGTAACTTTAGCAGTCCATATGTCAGTAGTAAGAGACACTCTATGCTGCTGAGAAGATAGCCAAGCCTTCAAAGATGCTTTCCTAGCAGAAAACATCTGAATTATATCTCTACTAGCTGTTCTTCTTGAATGAGGTTTGAATAAATTACACTTGTTGCAGAAATGTCTCCAAGCCATACACTCAATAAACGCAAGTGGCAATTCTGCCAAAACAAGCATTTCATTTGAAGCCTCTCGGAAGACACTCTCTGTTAGTCTTCCATCTTGCAGCTTTCCATCATCACTAATAACAGCTTGTGTCTGACGCCCTTTCCATGCCTTGTACGGTTTACATGTATCCAAATGCTTCTTCAAGTTTGAAGTCCCTTGTTTAGTTGGACATACAAGGGACTTCTTGCAATAGTGACAATCACCCAGATTCAGATTCTTCTCTTGTCTCGTGAAATGGTTCTAGACTTCAGACCATTGAACAGGTACCTTCTTAGGTttaccaccatcatcatcacctcgTGGAGCTTCTTTCCTCTTCCCTTTACTTTTATCACTTGGCGGAGGCATCTTACACCTATCTCCTTGTCCTTCTCCTTGTCCTTGTGTGTTCTCATCATTGGCATCGTGGTTGTTCGAAGAATCCATCTACAACATTTCAAAGATAATCGGATTAAAACATGTATGATGCTCCACAACAACATCACTCAACATTACATTCGGTCCAATATAcaagaaaaccccaaaaatctccaaagcaaaaaaaaaaatggttcttTCTTCTTGTAGCATCGATCGTGTCCTGAAAGGGATTGGAAAATACAACTTTGTTCTTTCAAAACACAATATTTTATCTCAACTAGAGATACTAGCTTGACTCCAACaagttcatcaaaagaaaaaaacagaatcgaACCAGATCTTATGAGAAACGATAAAgacaaaaagttttaaaacttgTTGAGCATGAGTCTTGAGGATCAAGTACTTAGAAGGGTTTGAACCATATGTGGAAACTGGAAAGCATATGAA from the Camelina sativa cultivar DH55 chromosome 12, Cs, whole genome shotgun sequence genome contains:
- the LOC109127906 gene encoding zinc finger BED domain-containing protein RICESLEEPER 2-like, encoding MDSSNNHDANDENTQGQGEGQGDRCKMPPPSDKSKGKRKEAPRGDDDGGKPKKKSLVCPTKQGTSNLKKHLDTCKPYKAWKGRQTQAVISDDGKLQDGRLTESVFREASNEMLVLAELPLAFIECMAWRHFCNKCNLFKPHSRRTASRDIIQMFSARKASLKAWLSSQQHRVSLTTDIWTAKVTRASYMVITVHFVDAEWRLRKLILGFKYITDHKSNTISKVLLECLVDWGIEKLFTITVDNATANSNGLKKFVEEFKLLRHDSLVLDGTYLHVRCCAHIINLIVRDGLSEVGDNVAAVRNGVQYVRSSGPRCDSFEQKVVSGKMTRGSLPMDMRTRWNSTYLMLTRAMKFRLAFQKMEDEDKLYNDYFLELVDGVKRKGPPSYTDWRAIERLVKFLGLFYTATLVVSASTKTCSYKCYGEIVTIEKNLTTLSNSYDSELSKMAIEMREKFTKYWEGIKNINKMLIVASVFDPRQKMQFAKMCFDKLLEKIVKKLRV